From Zhongshania aliphaticivorans, one genomic window encodes:
- the metK gene encoding methionine adenosyltransferase: MSEYSIFTSESVSEGHPDKMADQISDAVLDAIIARDKHARVAVETLVKTGMAIVAGEVTTSCYVDLEDIIRDVITGIGYNSSDVGFDGASCAVLNAIGKQSVDINQGVDRARPEDQGAGDQGLMFGYATNETPSLMPAPLFYSHRLVERQAYLRKNGVLPWLRPDAKSQVTLRYENGLPVAVDAVVLSTQHNPEISQKDLQEAVREEIIKNVIPAELLHAGTQYHINPTGKFVIGGPVGDCGLTGRKIIVDTYGGMARHGGGAFSGKDPSKVDRSAAYAGRYVAKNIVAAGLADRCEIQVSYAIGVAEPTSISINTFGTGKVSDAKLVAAVREVFDLRPYGITKMLDLAHPMYQPTAAYGHFGRDPYELTYNFKENGEQKSETATAFSWEKTDRAEALKAAL; encoded by the coding sequence ATGTCTGAATACAGTATTTTTACCTCAGAGTCGGTGTCTGAAGGGCATCCAGATAAAATGGCCGATCAGATTTCTGACGCGGTCCTCGATGCGATTATCGCCCGCGATAAACACGCCCGTGTTGCCGTAGAAACCCTGGTTAAAACCGGCATGGCGATTGTTGCCGGTGAAGTAACCACATCATGCTACGTCGACCTAGAAGATATTATTCGCGACGTGATCACAGGCATTGGCTACAACAGCTCTGACGTCGGTTTCGACGGCGCCAGCTGCGCAGTTTTAAACGCCATCGGCAAACAGTCAGTCGACATTAACCAAGGTGTCGACCGCGCCCGCCCAGAAGATCAAGGCGCTGGCGACCAAGGTCTAATGTTCGGCTACGCCACCAATGAAACACCGTCGTTAATGCCTGCGCCGCTGTTTTACTCACACCGCTTAGTAGAGCGTCAGGCTTACTTGCGCAAGAACGGTGTATTACCGTGGCTGCGCCCCGACGCTAAAAGTCAGGTTACCCTGCGCTATGAAAATGGCCTGCCCGTTGCCGTAGACGCGGTTGTACTGTCTACCCAGCACAACCCCGAAATCTCGCAAAAAGACCTGCAAGAAGCCGTGCGCGAAGAAATTATTAAAAACGTGATTCCCGCTGAGCTACTTCACGCTGGCACCCAATACCATATCAACCCCACGGGCAAATTCGTGATTGGCGGCCCCGTTGGCGACTGCGGCCTGACTGGCCGTAAAATCATCGTAGACACCTACGGCGGCATGGCGCGTCACGGTGGCGGCGCCTTCTCGGGCAAAGACCCCTCAAAGGTTGACCGCAGCGCGGCGTATGCTGGCCGCTATGTTGCCAAAAACATCGTTGCCGCAGGTCTTGCCGACCGCTGCGAAATTCAAGTGAGCTACGCCATTGGCGTTGCCGAGCCCACCTCAATTTCCATCAACACCTTTGGCACCGGCAAAGTCAGCGACGCCAAATTGGTAGCCGCCGTACGCGAAGTATTCGACCTGCGCCCTTATGGCATCACCAAAATGCTGGACCTGGCTCACCCCATGTACCAACCCACCGCCGCCTACGGCCACTTCGGCCGCGACCCTTACGAGTTGACCTATAACTTTAAGGAAAATGGCGAACAGAAATCTGAGACTGCGACCGCGTTTAGCTGGGAGAAAACGGATCGCGCTGAAGCCTTGAAAGCAGCGCTTTGA
- a CDS encoding ArsR/SmtB family transcription factor, with translation MNTASQPLTAISASNDQLLQLCKAGSDMLRLQVLRVLSRDAYSVQELCHILDCRQSGMSHHLKTLTAAGLITKRREGNSLFYRRSYAAALADLAPLHDALQSSADLIQLDLDQQQRLAQVYAERAERCQAFFAEHASEFGQQQEQMVAFNVYGQGCLELLRSSQPQGGELAIEIGPGEGAFLAELSPYYAKVVAVDSAQAMLNRAADFVNQHSLENVELVLGDSRSQELQANSADCVVCNMVLHHVPSPADIFKDAARLLKPGGLFCVSDLCRHDQSWAREACGDMWLGFEPDDLTEWATASGLQDGAAAYLAQLNGFRVQVRQFIKTESHLLHTTNPNA, from the coding sequence ATGAACACTGCCAGCCAGCCACTCACCGCGATTTCTGCGAGCAACGACCAACTATTGCAACTCTGCAAAGCGGGTAGCGATATGCTGCGCCTGCAGGTTCTGCGGGTACTGAGTCGCGACGCTTACTCGGTGCAGGAGCTTTGCCATATTCTCGATTGTCGACAGTCGGGTATGAGTCATCATCTTAAAACCCTAACGGCGGCAGGTTTAATTACCAAGCGCCGCGAGGGCAATAGCTTGTTTTATCGCCGCAGCTACGCTGCCGCGCTCGCCGATTTAGCACCGCTGCACGATGCCCTGCAAAGCAGCGCCGACCTTATTCAATTAGATCTCGATCAGCAGCAGCGTTTAGCCCAGGTGTACGCCGAGCGCGCCGAGCGCTGCCAAGCCTTTTTTGCCGAACACGCCAGCGAGTTTGGTCAGCAGCAAGAGCAGATGGTCGCCTTTAATGTTTACGGTCAGGGCTGCCTAGAATTATTGCGCAGCAGTCAGCCCCAAGGCGGTGAATTGGCCATAGAAATCGGCCCCGGCGAAGGCGCCTTTTTAGCCGAACTGTCACCGTATTATGCCAAGGTAGTCGCTGTAGACAGCGCCCAGGCCATGCTTAATCGTGCCGCGGATTTCGTAAACCAACACAGCCTAGAAAACGTAGAACTGGTCTTAGGCGACAGCCGCAGCCAAGAATTACAAGCCAATAGCGCAGACTGCGTGGTGTGCAATATGGTCTTACACCATGTACCGTCACCCGCTGATATATTTAAAGACGCCGCCCGCCTGTTAAAGCCCGGCGGCTTATTTTGTGTCAGCGATTTATGCCGCCACGACCAAAGCTGGGCCAGAGAGGCCTGCGGCGACATGTGGCTCGGCTTTGAACCCGATGACCTAACAGAGTGGGCGACGGCCAGCGGCTTACAAGACGGCGCCGCAGCCTATTTGGCGCAGCTCAATGGCTTTCGCGTGCAAGTTAGACAATTTATTAAAACTGAATCCCATCTTTTACACACCACGAACCCCAACGCCTAA
- a CDS encoding low molecular weight protein-tyrosine-phosphatase produces the protein MFNNILMVCIGNICRSPTAEYLLKHKLAHKPGLTIHSAGLGALVDKPIDPSAGQLLSANGVDASGHAARQVTAELLLKADLILVMEQRHVKGITELAPQVSGKTFLLGKWSQNQAVPDPYRKSMEAFEHVYGQIDQFTNDWLKYL, from the coding sequence ATGTTTAACAATATATTGATGGTGTGCATCGGCAATATTTGCCGCAGCCCCACCGCCGAATACCTGCTCAAACACAAGCTCGCCCACAAGCCAGGCCTGACCATACACTCGGCCGGACTCGGTGCCCTAGTCGACAAACCAATAGACCCAAGTGCGGGCCAATTGCTCAGCGCCAATGGTGTCGACGCCAGCGGCCATGCAGCACGGCAAGTGACCGCCGAGCTGTTATTAAAAGCAGATTTAATTCTGGTGATGGAACAGCGCCACGTCAAAGGCATTACCGAACTCGCCCCCCAAGTGAGCGGCAAGACCTTTCTACTGGGCAAATGGTCGCAAAATCAGGCCGTACCCGACCCCTACCGCAAGAGTATGGAAGCCTTTGAACACGTTTACGGTCAAATTGACCAATTTACCAACGATTGGCTGAAGTATCTTTAA